ATTTAGCGACTCTGTTAAATCAATGATTTCAAAACACGCATTCCGTGGCGATCGACGGACGCTTAAGCAATTCCCATCCGGTCTTGGCGGATATAAAAGAGGCTAGTTCCCATCCCATTCGGTAATGCGTCTGATAGCCGGGATGATATCGGCCGCCCCATCCTTCCACCTCCGGATGAATCAACCCCAGATCAACTACGAATACCTTCCCGTTTCCGCTTTGATTGAAATAGGACACGACCTTATTCACGCTCGCAAGATAGTTGTTATTCATGGTTCCGACACAGCAAAAGACGTAGGGATTGTTATACTTTTCCTGGATAACCTGAATGAATTCAATATAAGCGGCAATATACGCCTCATCGTCAATTGGCGTAGAATAATCGTTCTGGCCCAAATTAATGACGATTCCATCAGGCATATACCGGGAAAAGTCCCATGGCGCCGTCCCTTTGCCGAGCGTTCCCGAAAAATGTTCCGGTAATCCTTGCTTGTTCCCTACCGCATCCTGCCAAACGCCAATTCCGCATATGGCCATCGTATGATATTCCGCATTCAACATTCTGGCGCTGATCCCGACATAAGACATGTATCCGTCGTCAAGATGCGGAGCTTCAGCGAGCACATGCGGATGACCGATCCCTGCTCCATCCGTGATGGAATCCCCAAAGTATTCAAGCCGGACAGGTTTTGCCGCGGGCGGGGCAAGGAAGCTTCCGCCGTCAGGCAGAGAAAAATGATGAAATGCTATACTTCCGGTGAGGATCCCCGTTCGCTTGTGGATCTCTAAAGTGTGTTCACCCTCCGGCAGCCCCTGTTCGATTATGTATTCATGTACCCCCTTCTTCAAATTGATCCAATTACGAGCGACGCCGTCCACTACGATTTCAACATAATCCTGGCCGTCGGAATCCTCAGCCGTCATCGAGATGGCCGTACCTCGGAAGGCAACAAAAACCGCGCTGTTGACCCATCCGCATTTCGGCTTCTCTTTCTCGGTCAGATCGAATCTCCCCATCAGCCTGGCATATTTGGTAAAGTTAAACTCCAACATAATTCCTCCCTTCAACTTTTGCATAGACTAACGAAGTCCTTATAGTAAAATAAAGTATACTTTATTTTGTTAATAACTATATTTATATTATCAATCGATATACTTTTAGTCAATTACTAAGCAATGAATCCCCTTAATTTATACGTATACATATGCATGAAATTCAAGATAAAAGCCTTGATTTCAATGCATTAATAAAGTATACTTTTATAAAATCATTTGAAGTACCGTGATTAAGCACCAGTCTGTAAAAGAGGAGAATTTTTGTGAACGAGCCGAAGTACATGAAGGTAAAACAAGCGCTGCTGCATCAGATTCAAGTCGGCAAGCTTCGCTCTGGCGATAAGCTGCCGAATGAAGAAGATCTTATGAAACAATTTCATGTAAGCGGAATAACGATTCGAAAAGCAATGACGGAACTGGCCAACGAGGGCGTAATCACCAGAATCAAAAGAAAGGGCTCTTTTGTAAATGGAGATCAAGCCGCAGACCATTCGAGTCACTTGATCGCGTTCATTTTATCGGCGGAGGACAATTACGATGTATCGTATATGAAAATCATCAAAGGCGCCCAGCAAGTGGCCGCCGAATTCAATTACTCCTTAATCGTGGAATGGAGCAACGAAAATTTGGCCGTTGAACAAGCATCCATTCAGAAAATGCTGGACCGGAAAGTCGACGGCTTCTTGATTTATCCGTTCGATCCGATCCAGAGCAAGGATAACTACCTATTCATCGAACAAAATAACATCCCCTATCTATTGGTAGACCGGTACAATGTGGATCATCCCAGCTATTTTTCCGGATGCAACAATTATGACGGAGCGATCCTGGCTACCCGGGAGTTGATCCGTCTGAAGCACACCAAAATAAAGTTCGCAAGCTATCACTTCTTTCTTCATTCCGAGCAGGAGCGGTTCGCCGGCTATTGCAGCGCCATGCGTCACGCAGGGTTTCCGTTAACCGACGATAACTTGCTGACCCGCGTGGACTATGACGCACTAGCCGACAGTATTTTGAAGCGGAATGTTACTGCTTTGTTTTGCTGCAATGACAAACTTGCCATAGAAATGATCGAGAAGCTGACGGACCGCGGCATTAGAATTCCGCAGGATGTTTCCATTATGGGATTCGACGATTGGGACCATTCCAGCAACCTCTCGATCGGATTGTCTACCGTCCGGCAAGATTTCGAGGAAATCGGCAGAAACGCTGCGCATTTACTCCACCAAGTTATTCAAGGCAAAACTCTTGGAGGAAACACGAAAATATTGTCTGGCGTTTCTTTGGTGATTCGGGAGTCTACATGCGAGAACCCTTACGGGTAACGTTGTCAGCTCAAATAAATCAATGAGAGGAAGGAATGCGTTATGAAATTCGACTTTGCGTCTTCCAGTCTGAGGCACGGGCTCTTTCATCAAGAAACGGATGGCATCTCCTGTTTTCTTCCCGGAAGTGCGATAACCGTACGCTTTCAAGGACGGGAAATAACGGCCGAGATCGAGGATGTCAACGGAGAGGGGAAAAGCTGGCTTAACGTCTATATCGACGATCTTCCGGTAAGGGTGATGAGAATCGATCCGGATAACCGGCTGTACCAGCTTGCGGATGATCTGGAAGATGCGCCCCATACCTTAACGCTGCAGAAACGTACGGAGGCGGCATTCGGCAGCATTAAATTTACCGATTTAACTACGGAGAACGGAGCTCTTCTGAGCCCGCCAGCCCCTCTTCCCCATCGCCTGCTCATCATTGGTGATTCGATCACGTGCGGCTTTGGTAACGAGGCGCAGATTCCCTGCGACTGCGATGCTTCACGCGAAAATATCGCGCTCGCTTACAGCTCGCTGACCGGTCAACTTTTGAATGCCGAAACTTTGATTGTGGGCGCGTCCGGCACGGGATGCTATCAGAATTTCGGCGGTGGCCAAGAAGGCCGCATGTCGGATTATTTCATGGAAACCATCTGTCCTGATCTTGATCAACAAGCCATAGATCCGTTTCATCCTGAAATGGTTGTCGTTAATCTCGGAACCAATGATTGGTCCGCGCCCATCGAGCCTGCGGATTACCTTGAACAATATCGCAAATTGACGGGTTTTATTCGCGATAGATATCCATCGGCCCCTTTGTTCTGCGCAATCGGTCCGATGACGCTGGATCCCGCTCCCCATTTGAAGGCTCTCGTCCAGCGTCTCCACGAAGAAGGCGACGACAACATTCATTTCGTGGAGTTTCCGCTCATCAAGCGGCCGGAAGACGGAATGGGAGGCTGCGGGCATCCCTCCGTCAAGAAGCATCGGCAAATGGCTGAACAGTTGGCCGGGACAATCCGTCAGGTTATCTCCGGTCCTGCCCCGTTTACCGGAAGCCGTTAGAAAATAACAACGACCCGCCAAAAGAACCGCTTCCTATGCGTAGCGGTCCAATCTTATCAAGGACGATTTCGTCAAAATATCTATACATGCCTCATAATCACTTCGATATATTTTGCGAGTCGATGCAGAAAGAAACGGACTAGCGTAAAGTCATACGCTAGTCCGTTTCTGTTTGTTCATTATTCGCCATTTGGAGCTGCTTTCGCTCCACATGGGACACTCCCCATTGATGTAAGGATACCAAAATCGGGGACAGAGGCATCGTTCTCGAACCGGAATCCACATAAAACGAACTCCACATCATTTCGTAAATAATAAAAAAGCCTGTTGAAGATTTTCAACAGGCTGACCACTTCCTATTGGAAGCGGTCCTTTTTTTGCGGGCATTGTTCCAGTGAACAGCAATCTCTATTTTACCAAGAAGGCATCGACCTGATTCTGCAGCTCCGTCTGGATTGGCTTGAGCACCGCTTCGCCTTCCGTTTTAAATCTGGCAAAGTATTCGTCCGGTTCAAGCGCCCCGTTAAATAGTCCGCTATAGTATTTGGCCTGAATAGTCGCAAACTGGGCCACTTCGTTCTTCACCGGAGTCGGATCGAAAGTGAAGCCGGTGAGGATGTCCTTCGTGAAGTTGTCGGCTTTCATAATGAATTGACTGTACTTCTGAGTCTCTTCGTCCGTACCAGCCCACTCCCGCTCTAACGTAGGATTCAACATGAGCTGGAACGAGATGATACCGCCATCGTTGTTCAGCGTTTCGTATTGATGCTCGCCGACCGATTTCCAGTTCACGCCTTCAATTCCGTGTTCCAACAAATCATAATTCTCCTGCCGGTTCGCCCAATCGAGGAACATCATCGCGCGGTCTTTATGCTTGCTCGTCTTTACAATGCAGATGAAGTTATCCATCTTGAAATTGGAAATGTTTTTCCCTTGGGTAAGGTCAAACAGACGCACGGCTTCCAACTCGCCGCTCGGAACGACCTGTTTCAGTTGGTCGTTGAACGATTGGGGAACCCCAAAGGCCATTTGGGGCGTAGCCGCCACTTTATTCTGAAGCTGCATTTCTGCCGGACTGCTTTTATTCGTCAAAACGTCCTGCGACATGACTTTGTCCACGAACAGCTTGCGGACATCCTGGATGCCGGACCAGATCTTAGGTTCCTGGGTTTCAAAGAAGTTGTAGACCTTCCCATCGTTGCCCTTGTAATACAGCATCAAGCTGGCTCCAGCAAAATTCGTTGGACGAATGTTGATGCTGGTATCGTCACGGATCAGCCAGTTGACCCAGCTGTAGGTGACGTCGTCTGCGCCTGCGAGTAGCGGTGTAATACCGGACTTACCGTCACGAACGGCATAGAGATAAGTTTTAAGATCCTCATACGTCTTTACGGGCGGCAAGTTGAACTGCTCCCTCAGGTCCTTTCGGATGAAGACTGCTCTCTGTTGAGTATAGGCGCTTCCCAAGGGAACGCCGTAGATGTTGCCGTTAATTTTGTTGGCGTCCCACATTTGTTGCGGCCTCGTCTTTTTTACGTTGGGGCCGTATTGCTCCAGCAGTTCGCTTAATTCTTCGTAATAGCCCTGGGAAGCCATCGTGTCCAAATGCAGCCACGGGGCATCAAACATCAAATCCACGTTCTCTCCCGAAGCCAGCATGACGTTGGTCTTCTGATTCAGATCGGCAAAGTCGACAAATGTAAATTTAACCTGCGTATTGATTTCGGTTTTTAGTCGCTTGTTGACTTCGGTCAGCACCTCGTCATAGTTAGCCCCCTTTGCCCCCGGAATGACAACCTCCAAAGTGACCGGTTCAAGGGACGGATCGCCGGTTTCCCCGGAATCACCCGGCGCGGAGGCATCCCCGCCGGATCCGGAGCACCCGGACAATGCGATGGCTAGTCCGAGCAGCGTCGTCGCCAAGAACTTGCGTTTTGATTTGGCCATGTAAATTACTCCCTTCAAATCATCATCTTATAGTGCGTGTTCAAAAAGTCAGGTTTTCAGGACCAAGAAGATTGGATGAAGCTAGGGACGCCTGGTAGCGCGGCAGCGTAAAGGACCGTAATGACCTTATTTGCCCATTTCCCGGCTATTTCCCGCTGTAACGGACTCCAGAGGCCTTATTGGTCCCTCATGGCGGCCATTTAGCCGCTTTTGACCGAAATAAGGTCTCCTCGGTCCGTTAGAATCGGGAACTACCACAAAGCGGACTAATAGCGTTTTTGGTGTCCGTTAGCTTAATGGAGGCTACGTGAGCAACTGAAATGTTTCCGCAGGAAACATGCTCCGGGAACATACGCTTTGGCCCGGCTGAATTCAAGATTCGACGTCGAATCCGCTTCATGATCTGCTTCGTCATGCATAGACGACTTTTTGAACAACCTCTTATATTCAACCTTTCACCGAACCGAGCGTCAGACCTTTGACAAAATACTTCTGAACCATTGGATAGACAAGTATAATTGGGCCGATCGTCAGGCATACCGTTGCCAACTTGACCCCTTCCGCCGGCGGCAGCGTAAGCACATTGCCGTGATTGAGCGATGTGAGCTGCATCTGCGACATGAGCTGCCGAAGAAGCAGCTGAAGCGGGTACATATCGCTGTTATCGATAAACAGAAGGGACAGCCACCAATCGTTCCAATATTGCAGTGCGTAGAACAAGCTGATCGTTGCAATAACCGGCGTTGAGATCGGCCGGATAATTTTGAAGAAGATCGTCCACTCTCCGGCGCCGTCCATGTTAGCCGATTCGTTCAGCTCATAAGGCAACGAGCGATAGAACGAGACTAAGATAAACGCAAAAAACGGATTCATGACGTAAGGGAGCACAAGCGCCCACAGCGTATCTTTCAGATGCAGCCATTGAACGACCAGAAGATAGAAGCCGACGAGCCCCGAGCCAAACACCATCGGCACGTAGGTCATAAACGAGAGGAAGCCTCGGTATCGGTTCTTCGGATGGGCCAGCACGTAAGCAAACAACGCAGTGACGACGAGGCCGATAACGGTTCCGATGGCTGTTACCGCAATAGTGATGCCATAGCTGGTAAACATTTGCTCGCCCTGAAGGAGGAAACGATACGACTCCAGCGTAAATTCAGCGGGCCATATGGAGTATCCGTTCACCGCCAAGCTTCGGGTGCTGGAGAATGAATTAATGACCATCAGCCAAAAAGGAAGTAAACAAGCCAGCGCAAATATAATCAAAAACAGTCCGAACAACAACACCGCCATTTTATCGGAGAACTCGGTTGTCCGTTGGACTGGTGGGGGCGGGATCAGAGCATCCGGACGATTCATTTGGAATTCACCTCCCTTACATTCCGCAAAATTAAAGTGCGTGTCCAAAAAGTCAGTTCAAGATTCGATGTTGAGTCCACTTCATAATTTGTTTTGTCATGGAAAGATGACATTTTGAACAAGCTCTTAAAATAATCTGGAGTCTTTATCGATTTTCCGAACCAACGCATTAAACGAAACGACGGCGATAAGCCCCATGATAGACTGATAGAATATGATAGCCGATGACATGCTGAAATTGCCAAGCTGCCTTAACGCCCGATAGGAATATGTATCGATGACATCAGTCGTCGGGAATAGAATTCCGTTGTCCCCGATAATTCCGTAGATCATGCCGAAATCCCCGTAGAAGATCCGTCCGACTCCCAAAAGGACGAGAATGATGATTTGCGGCTTCAGCAAGGGCAGCGTAATGTATTTCATCTGCTGCAGCCTCGTGGCTCCATCCAGGCGGGCGCTCTCATAATAATCGGTGGAGAAACCTGTAATGGCAGCGAGCAGAATAATCGAGTAGTAACCGGCACTCTTCCAGATTCGCGTTAAGGTTAGAATAATCGGCCATACCCAGGGGGTCTGGTACCAATCGACAGCTTGAAGCCCGGTCATGCCCAGCACGCGGTTAATCAGGCCGTCCGTATTGTTGAATAAAATGAATGCCATATACCCCACGACGACCCAGGAAATGAAATAAGGAAGGAAGATGACGGATTGAATCGTGCGTTTAAACCATTTCAAGCGAATCTCATTCAAGAAAAGAGCAATGAGAAGCGCAAAAACCATCTCGAAAATAATGAACAGCGCATTTAAATAAACCGTATTGACCGTCACTTGAATCCAATCCCGATTGGAGAAAAAGAAGCGAAAGTTGTCCAGCCCCACCCAATCACTGCCCCATATGCCTTTGCTGATCTGAAAGTCTTTGAACGCTAGCAGATGTCCGGACAGAGGAATATAGGAGAAGACAACGAGAAAAATGATTCCCGGTATCGCCATCGTATACAAGCCCCGGTTCTTTACAAGATCCCTAAACATTCTCAATTTATAGTATCCCTCCATTCGATCTGGTCTGTCCGATGTGGCCATATCCTGACAGTGTTTATTATGTACGGAAGGAGGAATTCGGAATAGTCCTCATTGTGTCACAAAGGGTATTCAACTTAGGGATT
Above is a window of Paenibacillus sp. FSL K6-1330 DNA encoding:
- a CDS encoding SGNH/GDSL hydrolase family protein — protein: MLEFNFTKYARLMGRFDLTEKEKPKCGWVNSAVFVAFRGTAISMTAEDSDGQDYVEIVVDGVARNWINLKKGVHEYIIEQGLPEGEHTLEIHKRTGILTGSIAFHHFSLPDGGSFLAPPAAKPVRLEYFGDSITDGAGIGHPHVLAEAPHLDDGYMSYVGISARMLNAEYHTMAICGIGVWQDAVGNKQGLPEHFSGTLGKGTAPWDFSRYMPDGIVINLGQNDYSTPIDDEAYIAAYIEFIQVIQEKYNNPYVFCCVGTMNNNYLASVNKVVSYFNQSGNGKVFVVDLGLIHPEVEGWGGRYHPGYQTHYRMGWELASFISAKTGWELLKRPSIATECVF
- a CDS encoding GntR family transcriptional regulator, whose protein sequence is MNEPKYMKVKQALLHQIQVGKLRSGDKLPNEEDLMKQFHVSGITIRKAMTELANEGVITRIKRKGSFVNGDQAADHSSHLIAFILSAEDNYDVSYMKIIKGAQQVAAEFNYSLIVEWSNENLAVEQASIQKMLDRKVDGFLIYPFDPIQSKDNYLFIEQNNIPYLLVDRYNVDHPSYFSGCNNYDGAILATRELIRLKHTKIKFASYHFFLHSEQERFAGYCSAMRHAGFPLTDDNLLTRVDYDALADSILKRNVTALFCCNDKLAIEMIEKLTDRGIRIPQDVSIMGFDDWDHSSNLSIGLSTVRQDFEEIGRNAAHLLHQVIQGKTLGGNTKILSGVSLVIRESTCENPYG
- a CDS encoding GDSL-type esterase/lipase family protein, which produces MKFDFASSSLRHGLFHQETDGISCFLPGSAITVRFQGREITAEIEDVNGEGKSWLNVYIDDLPVRVMRIDPDNRLYQLADDLEDAPHTLTLQKRTEAAFGSIKFTDLTTENGALLSPPAPLPHRLLIIGDSITCGFGNEAQIPCDCDASRENIALAYSSLTGQLLNAETLIVGASGTGCYQNFGGGQEGRMSDYFMETICPDLDQQAIDPFHPEMVVVNLGTNDWSAPIEPADYLEQYRKLTGFIRDRYPSAPLFCAIGPMTLDPAPHLKALVQRLHEEGDDNIHFVEFPLIKRPEDGMGGCGHPSVKKHRQMAEQLAGTIRQVISGPAPFTGSR
- a CDS encoding extracellular solute-binding protein; the encoded protein is MAKSKRKFLATTLLGLAIALSGCSGSGGDASAPGDSGETGDPSLEPVTLEVVIPGAKGANYDEVLTEVNKRLKTEINTQVKFTFVDFADLNQKTNVMLASGENVDLMFDAPWLHLDTMASQGYYEELSELLEQYGPNVKKTRPQQMWDANKINGNIYGVPLGSAYTQQRAVFIRKDLREQFNLPPVKTYEDLKTYLYAVRDGKSGITPLLAGADDVTYSWVNWLIRDDTSINIRPTNFAGASLMLYYKGNDGKVYNFFETQEPKIWSGIQDVRKLFVDKVMSQDVLTNKSSPAEMQLQNKVAATPQMAFGVPQSFNDQLKQVVPSGELEAVRLFDLTQGKNISNFKMDNFICIVKTSKHKDRAMMFLDWANRQENYDLLEHGIEGVNWKSVGEHQYETLNNDGGIISFQLMLNPTLEREWAGTDEETQKYSQFIMKADNFTKDILTGFTFDPTPVKNEVAQFATIQAKYYSGLFNGALEPDEYFARFKTEGEAVLKPIQTELQNQVDAFLVK
- a CDS encoding carbohydrate ABC transporter permease, encoding MNRPDALIPPPPVQRTTEFSDKMAVLLFGLFLIIFALACLLPFWLMVINSFSSTRSLAVNGYSIWPAEFTLESYRFLLQGEQMFTSYGITIAVTAIGTVIGLVVTALFAYVLAHPKNRYRGFLSFMTYVPMVFGSGLVGFYLLVVQWLHLKDTLWALVLPYVMNPFFAFILVSFYRSLPYELNESANMDGAGEWTIFFKIIRPISTPVIATISLFYALQYWNDWWLSLLFIDNSDMYPLQLLLRQLMSQMQLTSLNHGNVLTLPPAEGVKLATVCLTIGPIILVYPMVQKYFVKGLTLGSVKG
- a CDS encoding ABC transporter permease subunit codes for the protein MRMFRDLVKNRGLYTMAIPGIIFLVVFSYIPLSGHLLAFKDFQISKGIWGSDWVGLDNFRFFFSNRDWIQVTVNTVYLNALFIIFEMVFALLIALFLNEIRLKWFKRTIQSVIFLPYFISWVVVGYMAFILFNNTDGLINRVLGMTGLQAVDWYQTPWVWPIILTLTRIWKSAGYYSIILLAAITGFSTDYYESARLDGATRLQQMKYITLPLLKPQIIILVLLGVGRIFYGDFGMIYGIIGDNGILFPTTDVIDTYSYRALRQLGNFSMSSAIIFYQSIMGLIAVVSFNALVRKIDKDSRLF